In Terriglobus sp. TAA 43, a single window of DNA contains:
- a CDS encoding penicillin acylase family protein, giving the protein MPLRRRILSAALIAAACLPALAQPKYKPQKGSEILWDKWGVPHIFAKSTTDMFYLYGYAQTEAHGELLMHVMAGSRGRSSEIYGPGDGDKNLKTDRWVLLNEVPKRSQLWLSQQTPEFRGYLEAFAAGINAYAAKHPDKLSAEAKQVLPITALDIVQHTHHFVNFEFVASNRLMNARDTETAELRMPESPYSPTNMDMQDGSNGWAIAPSHTASGNAMLLMNPHLAMAGEQSYFEAQLVAPGINLFGASQVGLPVMRFCFSDYVAITNTVNTNNGALQFAIKEQDGGYLYDGKVLKYETAQYPFRIKQKDGSLTTEIVQVQKTVHGPIVRRDNGTPIALYAAGLDKPFFLEQYWKMDTAHNLAEYQTQLKRLEVPMYNILYADRDGHIEYLFNANVPRRTGDWAMWTKPVDGSISTTMPHGILSYDELPKQVDPASGYVQNSNQPPWDAAWPTMIDRAKYPAYVSSFFPLFRSDRALRMLSEDKKFTFDMLLQKKFSTRMEMADRMMDDLQSAVAQYGSPKAKKAAEILKNWDHTTEANSRGAFLFYVWAQKFIGTTVGMQTPKSMQNFAVPYDYNQPLTTPRGIKDPKLAAQMLDAAYDETAKTYGAPDRPWGEVNKFEINGQSDGNTSAPRGEAINGVSLPGNGGPGNLGIFRVITWGPMLNGTKTPVHGDGFTVALEFSKTGIKQAKTFVYYGESSQPGSPFHTDELPLAEKKQWRDVWRTRKEVLANLSSKEAF; this is encoded by the coding sequence ATGCCCTTGCGCCGCCGTATTCTCTCTGCTGCCCTCATCGCAGCCGCGTGCCTCCCTGCCCTTGCACAGCCGAAGTACAAGCCGCAGAAAGGCTCTGAGATTCTCTGGGATAAATGGGGTGTCCCGCATATCTTCGCCAAGTCGACGACGGACATGTTCTACCTCTACGGCTACGCGCAGACCGAAGCCCACGGCGAACTCCTGATGCACGTCATGGCCGGATCACGCGGCCGCTCCAGCGAAATCTACGGTCCCGGCGACGGCGACAAAAACCTCAAGACCGACCGTTGGGTCTTGCTCAATGAAGTCCCCAAACGCTCGCAGTTGTGGCTCTCACAACAGACACCTGAATTCCGTGGCTACCTCGAAGCCTTCGCCGCTGGCATCAACGCCTACGCCGCCAAACATCCCGACAAACTCAGCGCCGAAGCCAAGCAAGTCCTGCCCATCACCGCGCTCGACATCGTCCAGCACACGCACCACTTCGTCAACTTTGAGTTCGTCGCCAGCAACCGCCTCATGAACGCGCGCGATACCGAAACAGCCGAGCTTCGCATGCCCGAATCGCCTTACTCGCCCACCAACATGGACATGCAGGACGGCTCCAACGGCTGGGCCATCGCGCCCTCACACACCGCCAGTGGCAACGCAATGCTGCTCATGAATCCGCATCTCGCCATGGCCGGTGAACAAAGCTACTTCGAAGCGCAACTCGTCGCGCCCGGCATCAATCTCTTCGGCGCATCGCAGGTCGGACTGCCCGTCATGCGCTTCTGCTTCTCTGACTACGTCGCCATCACCAACACCGTGAACACCAACAACGGCGCGCTCCAATTCGCCATCAAGGAACAGGACGGCGGCTACCTCTACGACGGCAAAGTCCTCAAGTACGAAACCGCACAATATCCCTTCCGCATCAAGCAGAAGGACGGCAGCCTCACCACCGAAATCGTGCAGGTGCAAAAGACCGTCCACGGCCCCATCGTCCGCCGCGACAACGGCACGCCCATCGCGCTGTACGCCGCCGGCCTCGACAAACCCTTCTTCCTCGAGCAGTACTGGAAGATGGACACCGCGCACAACCTAGCCGAATACCAAACGCAACTCAAGCGCCTCGAAGTCCCCATGTACAACATCCTGTACGCGGACCGCGACGGCCACATCGAATACCTCTTCAACGCCAACGTCCCACGCCGCACCGGCGACTGGGCCATGTGGACCAAGCCCGTCGACGGCTCAATCTCCACCACCATGCCGCACGGCATCCTCAGCTACGACGAACTCCCCAAGCAGGTCGACCCCGCCAGCGGCTACGTGCAGAACTCCAACCAGCCACCCTGGGACGCAGCATGGCCCACCATGATCGACCGCGCAAAGTACCCAGCCTACGTCTCATCCTTCTTCCCGCTCTTCCGCTCCGACCGAGCCCTGCGCATGCTCAGCGAAGACAAGAAATTCACCTTCGACATGCTGCTGCAAAAGAAGTTCTCCACCCGCATGGAGATGGCCGACCGCATGATGGACGATCTCCAATCCGCCGTCGCACAATACGGCTCACCCAAGGCAAAGAAGGCCGCCGAAATCCTCAAGAACTGGGACCACACCACCGAAGCCAACTCCCGCGGCGCATTCCTCTTCTACGTCTGGGCACAAAAATTCATCGGCACCACCGTCGGCATGCAGACACCCAAGTCCATGCAGAACTTCGCCGTCCCCTACGACTACAACCAGCCACTCACCACGCCACGCGGCATCAAGGACCCCAAACTCGCCGCGCAGATGCTTGACGCCGCCTACGACGAAACCGCCAAAACCTACGGCGCCCCCGACCGCCCCTGGGGCGAAGTGAACAAGTTTGAAATCAACGGCCAGTCCGACGGCAACACGTCCGCCCCACGCGGCGAAGCCATCAACGGTGTCAGCCTCCCCGGCAACGGCGGCCCCGGCAACCTCGGCATCTTCCGAGTCATCACCTGGGGCCCCATGCTCAACGGCACCAAAACCCCCGTCCACGGCGACGGCTTCACCGTAGCGCTCGAATTCAGCAAGACCGGCATCAAGCAGGCAAAAACCTTCGTCTACTACGGCGAATCCTCCCAGCCCGGCTCGCCCTTTCACACCGACGAACTGCCTCTCGCCGAAAAGAAACAGTGGCGCGACGTCTGGCGCACCCGCAAAGAAGTTCTCGCGAATCTATCTTCCAAAGAAGCGTTTTAA
- a CDS encoding carboxypeptidase-like regulatory domain-containing protein codes for MRHFQLKALAALLALPFSAFAASTITGTVTNGTINKPSAGDTVTLIRLAQGMQEATHTTSDAKGHFSLDVPDEGIHLVRVTHEGANYFKPAPPGTTSVDIDVYSVAAKVPGVRLEADVMRLQTDTENKNLRIVQHFFLKNESTPPKTQFSPEATFDFTLPEGAVIEGGAAQGPGGMTVQSQPMPLAKKGHYSFNFAIRPGGQTQFQVSYHVPYSGNMKLTPTTVMPADNVIVMMPKQMKFDGGSTPWAPIQDEVDAQTFVARNLAAGDVAEFTVSGNGQLPKPTDTTDGSAAQPGAAGAPQGPMQAQPTGPSAEKPGGGLGTPIDTPDPLSKYKWWIIAGVGLLLAAGAGFLLSRPQNTPPTTPDATSGPTTASVVPSHANVAPANLLSVLRDELFQLESDKLTGKITEEQYARVKPALEIVLQNALERQKNT; via the coding sequence ATGCGTCACTTCCAACTCAAAGCCCTCGCGGCGCTCCTCGCGCTGCCGTTCTCCGCATTCGCCGCCAGCACCATCACCGGCACCGTCACCAACGGCACCATCAACAAGCCGTCCGCGGGCGACACCGTCACCCTCATCCGCCTCGCGCAGGGCATGCAGGAAGCCACGCACACCACCTCTGACGCCAAGGGCCATTTCTCCCTCGACGTCCCCGACGAAGGCATCCACCTCGTCCGCGTCACCCACGAAGGCGCGAACTACTTCAAGCCAGCACCTCCAGGAACCACCTCCGTCGACATCGACGTCTACAGCGTCGCCGCCAAAGTTCCCGGCGTGCGCCTCGAAGCAGACGTCATGCGCCTGCAGACCGACACCGAGAACAAGAACCTGCGCATCGTGCAGCACTTCTTCCTCAAGAACGAATCCACACCGCCCAAGACACAGTTCTCCCCGGAAGCCACCTTTGACTTCACTCTGCCTGAAGGCGCAGTCATCGAAGGCGGCGCGGCACAGGGCCCCGGCGGCATGACCGTCCAGTCGCAGCCCATGCCGTTGGCAAAGAAGGGCCACTACAGCTTCAACTTCGCCATCCGTCCCGGCGGCCAGACCCAGTTCCAGGTCAGCTATCACGTGCCGTACTCCGGCAACATGAAGCTCACCCCCACCACCGTCATGCCTGCAGACAACGTCATCGTCATGATGCCGAAGCAGATGAAGTTCGATGGCGGCAGCACGCCCTGGGCGCCCATTCAGGACGAGGTGGACGCGCAGACCTTCGTCGCTCGCAACCTCGCCGCAGGTGATGTGGCAGAGTTCACCGTCAGCGGCAACGGCCAGCTTCCCAAGCCCACGGACACCACCGACGGCTCCGCCGCACAGCCCGGCGCAGCAGGTGCCCCGCAAGGCCCCATGCAGGCGCAGCCCACCGGCCCATCGGCTGAGAAGCCCGGCGGCGGCCTCGGCACCCCCATCGACACTCCCGATCCGCTCTCCAAGTACAAGTGGTGGATCATCGCAGGCGTGGGTCTCCTTCTCGCAGCAGGCGCAGGCTTCCTGCTCTCACGTCCGCAAAACACACCCCCAACCACGCCCGACGCAACCAGCGGCCCCACCACGGCCTCCGTTGTCCCGTCCCACGCCAACGTTGCTCCCGCCAACCTTCTCAGTGTCCTGCGCGATGAACTCTTCCAACTGGAAAGCGACAAGCTGACCGGCAAGATCACCGAAGAGCAATACGCCCGGGTAAAGCCAGCACTTGAGATCGTTCTGCAAAACGCACTCGAACGCCAGAAGAACACATAG
- a CDS encoding GyrI-like domain-containing protein — translation MQYAVTSKTVGPLTLASCRVSTHAKDIPTTWKPALDTVWAFLRQNQVPNTGRNVFLYHHPNQHNSPLVVDFGVEVLAPFEAQSQIQCVQTPEGEIAQTTHFGPYSQLPEAHAAIHQWCRAQQRRIADASWEIYGHWNNDPEKLETTICYLLAK, via the coding sequence ATGCAATATGCCGTCACGTCGAAAACCGTAGGCCCGCTCACTTTGGCATCGTGTCGCGTATCCACTCACGCGAAGGACATTCCAACCACATGGAAGCCCGCGCTCGACACCGTGTGGGCCTTTCTGCGCCAGAATCAAGTGCCAAATACTGGTCGCAACGTGTTCCTTTATCACCATCCAAACCAGCACAATAGCCCTCTCGTCGTTGACTTCGGTGTGGAGGTCCTCGCCCCCTTCGAGGCTCAATCCCAAATCCAATGCGTCCAGACACCCGAAGGAGAGATCGCGCAAACCACCCACTTCGGCCCTTATTCGCAACTTCCTGAAGCACACGCCGCAATTCACCAATGGTGCCGCGCCCAGCAACGGCGCATAGCCGACGCTTCGTGGGAAATTTACGGGCATTGGAACAACGATCCGGAGAAGCTCGAAACCACGATCTGTTATCTACTGGCGAAGTAA